From Dermacentor albipictus isolate Rhodes 1998 colony chromosome 8, USDA_Dalb.pri_finalv2, whole genome shotgun sequence:
acaaggcaaattaacatgttgcacaatcatagattcacagaatcctagattccgcccccattccatccactccccccgatggattgcgcgcgacggaaggcggcgcgcttgctccccgcttttctcctttgcgcgcaTAAGACTgggccaccatcgtcggctcacccattccacctcccctcctacgctttcactcgcacatacagaatGCAGCGCGTggtgacgatgttatcacccttggactttatacgaaacatgagggcaacggccacggcaggaatgcgcctggagtgtccatataattgatttcgcaataatataataaacgtatccggaaactgaagcgtcccgtcgcccgttactttccgcaaaagaagtatcaaaatcgaactttcaccatgcgacaattcgctgtgccgcaacaatgtatttttttctgtggggcggaggcacgtccgaaatgaaaaaaaagaacgcataggaaactatgttggccagaatcgaatgcctacatcgggcactaATTAGGCtgcggaattaataccgaagaaaacatgagacgattggcccactgagaaccatacgcatactgctcagtatcctacaccggcgaaacaagactttccggaaaggttccgctcaaggaacgcggtgcaatccttcgagtgcccacagtgatggcggtgagcgaccattgttttttttttctcgtctgctagccagaaagcgtccaaaactctgtcaggtgaaaatccactcggcctgagcaaaccgaacgcccaccgaagtgcaccgcgcggtggtcggagcCATAcaagaaaaacatatgcgctctggctcgctctggcagcccgcgggtagggtagcgagaacaaaaaaaaattgaaggggctcaatgtgtcctcggcgaataaaagtcaaagtagaaaaaataaataagaacgtagttactttggctggctttagtgtcttgacatggatgttctggcgtaggttaaaaaaaacgttgatatttttttatgtgacatgacggcacaaatgaaccaccccaacgcatcgtctcattggacctcgctgcgtgctttgtaaactcgtctgctagtgtgttgatttggcttgtctcgttgtatgttcccatgtaagactttagaaaagtcagtggacctttggcgtcaaatgtttataacaacattaaacccacaaagttccacaattgaaaatttaaagcccaactttggaaatgtcaatgcacgtttcacgtcaagagcttatgagatttatacccataaagtttcgcaattgatatccatgcgctccatagattccgtggcctcagtgagatgccgcggcgagcccgctcaccaccaaagcgcccttgaaactttgtgctcggatgggactgcttggcgttatgtgactgccggtgtatgggcgttgccacgaaatccagcccgagttcgcaatcttcgcggttaaatgtcttttcgagcgtcaaaaagacattctagacaaaattcagagtgatttccggcgccgggggtcgctttggtcggcggtgcatggacagcacgaaaaaatgtcggggggggctgaagccccataagccccccccctggctacgcccctgacacATACATATGCGCTGATAGTGCTGCAAATGCTGTTTCGTGTGGCTCTTTCTTATCCACCTTTATTCTAACGTTCTCTGTGCTGTAACAGGACTGCAGTAACTCCAATTATGTTTTGCAGGCCTCACAAACGCGGTGAGCCTAGCTGAAAGTATCGCTGCCAAAATGGTATGCCACTCCCCTACAGAGGCCATCGGTCAGGTTGAGGTTGGCACGCAGTGCTGCTCGCCTGTGGCTGACAAGTCTGTTGGGTGCACCTTGAGGGCAGGCAGCGAGTCGAGGAGCGTGCAGACCACGGAGACTGTGGATCAGTCAAGCGCCACCACAGGTGGGCAGTGACCGGCACTTCTCTTGCATTTGCTTGTTTGAGTGAGTTTGTGGTAAATAGCCAAGTTTGCCTACTTGGTACGAGTTGCTCAAGTGTGTATGACATTATGTTGTAGCGGGTgacagagtgacggagacgatccaagagcacgtaccgcactgttttatttcagcgacagcgatctagatatataggctgcttgcctatgacgtaacataaaaagaacgaatcatgtttgacacagcacttcatatcacatTATGCTGCCGAGGACCTAGTAGTTGGTTTGTGATTCTTGTCTGCATTCTGATTGGGGGCAAAACGCAAAAATACTGCTCTATTGAGCACACTGAAGCACCTTAGGTGGTAGAGCTTAATCCAGAGCCCTTTTGCCTGGTGTTGCTGTAGCCCTTACGATGATGTTAAACCGTGTGAGTCTCTTAGTTATGCCTAAGCCGGTGTATTAGTGTAAAACGGGAATATATACCAATGCAGAATGTAAGTTGACCCCTGTGTTTGTGGTAAATTAAattcaaacaaaattctttgatgCAGTTAACTACATAGTTTGTTTTATCAATATGCTCATTCACTGAGAGAGGTGAGAACCACACTGGAACTGTCGGGATTCTCGTTCTGAGACAGCTTTAAGTCACAACATTCCCGCAGCACATTACCAAGCAATACTAGGCATGCGCAACACTGCCATCAGGCAATGAGCAGCAAGTATTGGGCATCTGAGGTGCACGCCAGCTATCACTTCAGCCGACGTGTAGGTCTTTTCTGGTGACTGCTGGGCATAGTCGTTTTGATCCTCTGCATTCGATGGCAGCTTCAGTTTTTTTTAACAGTGTTTTCAGACTCCAGTGGTCTATGTGGCCTCTTCTGTACCACAAGTTTATCTCAGAGGACATTTGTTGTTTTGCAGTACTCTTGTTACAAGGTGCTAAAAACCTCATCCACGTTTGCCGATGTGAAAGGTGAAGCTTTTTCACTTTGAGAAGCGAGACACTAGTGAGGAAACTGAAATGCCTTTGCAATGAATTCAATCTGCGTTCATCAGTAGAACTCATGCACAGTGCTCACAGAGAAATCCTGCCACAGTGTCTTCACATTCACTGTCAACAGGGTAACCGTTGAGCATCAAAGTTTCCAGTTAAAATCGACATTTACACTGTTTCTAATTGTGTTCACAGAAACCGGGCGGTGCACTGCCGCAATACTGCTGTACACTTCCACCTATGTTGTCGCATTGTTTGCAAATGCAATAATGAAGTCAAACCTGGAGGTGATATTTTTGCATCCATAGCTATATTAAGGCACTTGCAAAGTTGCCGTGTTGGCCACAGGAACAACAGAAATGATGATTCTCTATTTTGACTACTACAAACAGGAAAACTTCCATATTTTGATTCACAGTATAGATGGCAAACCGAGGAAGCATGTGCTAAAGGCATTTTCCAACACCTCACCCAGGCCCAGCCTCTCCTTGGTAATTCAATTGCATGCTGTTGGAGCATAAGATTTGCGAAATGGCTTACATAATCTTTACTAGCACTACGTAAAATTCGTATCTGTTCTTTGTCACAGCGTAAAAATGATAAATTCGCTGACTGAGTTTTAGAACTCTGCCATGGTACCACAACAGTTCCATAGGGTCATCGTGTAACAACGACCAAAGTTTTTAGTGTTTCATACCATTATCGTTCGATTTTCCAGACTCTCTCTCTAAATCGCAACTCAAAGGCTTCCAGAAATGCAAACAACATCCTAGAACTGGTGCaacgcaacatacaaaggaagaaacaagccgagctggccagataaaggaacagagtgctgacttccaactggtttattgCAATGTGCACCGGGCTATACAGGGACACGTAGGAATTCACTGTTGCGACTGCGGATGTAAACCGAATGTTTGTCAGTGTGAAGTACTAAAAAAGCACCGATCACAACTTACGTGCGTGGGAGACAATTGAAGCTGATCTCATAGCAAGGGTAGGCAGCATGTGCATTAGCGCGCCATTTTTGTCCCTATTTTCACAGGAAGCAAGATTTCTTGATTAGTTTAACCTTGCATGACGAAATTACGCATTCTGTGACCCATAATGGTGTAGCCTTCTATCAGTGTGACGTTTTGTGAGGTATTGTGATGACTTGtcctgatgctttcttgtagGTATATATTTCATGCAACTCGCTAATAAACcatttggaagtcagcgctctgttcctttatctggccggctcggcttgtttcttcctttgtatgttgcgctgtaccagttatGGAATGCAATAcgaactcgcccaatcctcaaccctagcaTACAACATCGCCATCATTTTGTTTTTCTGCCACCTCAAACTTGTGTTGCATGTATCTCGCATGCCAGTTCAGAACTACCATTTCCGTTACAACCTCTGTAGCAGGCACCACTTGCTGCACCCTCCCACAAGGCTTCACGCTGTCATTTCTGTCGGCGCCTGTCAGTTGCATATGGTGATTTGTACTATTCGTATTGCCTCTAATGTACACTGTGGTTTGCTTTAGATGCATTCTGCAATGATAGGCTCAGCTGCTTAAACAACCAATTCTCTGTAGTtgtgctaagagatttattagcaacggtcgcgaacgggtagctgtcacaagcgttcggcgaaagacagcaaccacgagctcatgccggtagcgatggtgctgtggcgcaggcggctattcttcttcgttacaatcgccctccgcagaaaaaggcgccgtcctggcggcttaaggcgaagatgctactattgggtcgtagtacggcttaatgcgagagacgtggacaagttcacggccgcgatggcgtaggtccgtcaatggcgtgaggggctctacgatgtaagTGATGGAGGACttttgctcgagaacgcggtagggtcctaggtactttgcgacaagttttgaggagaggccgggtgtagtagcgggtacccgaagccatacgagagagccaggcaaaaaagttggtgcagaacggccggcagattgacgggattgctgctgccactggtcctagGCGGAAAAAGAgtgggcaagctggcggcattcctcggcatgacgagcagcttcagatagcggagtactttcggtcacgtcaggtgtatatgacagaatggTATCGAGCGTAgaagaaggttctcgtccgtataggagaaagtaaggggaaaaaccagtagttgtttgggtcgcagtattgtacgcatacgtcacgaaagggagaacttggtcccagtttgaatgatcagaggcgacgtacatggagagcatatcgccaagagtacggttgaagcgctcggtcatgccgttagtttgcggatggcaCGCTGTACTGATGCGGTGaagattcggcattcgtcgagtagtgccttcaaagcatcggaaagaaacgCGCAGCCTctatcgctcagaagttcgcgaggggcaccgtggcgaagaatgaaatgtcgtaacagaaaccaggcaacgtcgcgggcggtggcagttggcagagcagctgtttcagcatagcgggtcaagtgattcactgcaacaataatccagcggttgcctgttggagtggagggtagcggtccatagatgtctataccaacacgatcaaaaggccgacgagggcagggaaggggttgtgacgggtagacttgtccgggaggtaattttcggcgttggcactgagcgcaggagcgaatgaactttctgacgtagttatacgtgccgcgccaataaaatcggatgcgtagtcgagcataggtcttgaagaggctggcatgtgcgcactgagggtctgcgtggaaagcgtcgcagataaggtcacggagatggcgggctatcacgagaagccacttgcgaccgccagagaggtaattacgacgataaagaaggccgtcgcgaatgcagaagtgagtagcctggcggcgaagagcgcgtgatggtgatgaggtggatggatcagaaaggatgctgatgagagcactgatccagggatccttgcgctgctccgacggcatgttgcgcagtgcatgagatggaactgtgggctcaagggcggataggcaagcgcagtcagcggagaccggtgagcgagaaagggcgtcagcgtccgttaACGTCCGTCAGTTAATGTTGGCATTTATTGTGCACTTCTTCATCATCTGTATATTATAATGTGTGTGCCCTTCTTCAGGTAGGGTTGGAAAATTTCAACTCTACCTGTACGGCTGCCCCTTCGACGTCGTTACAGATCACCATGCTCTATGCTGGTTATCGACTTTAAAAGATTGCGGCACTTATGGATAGCATTTCTGACACTTCAACAACACGCCCTTCACGCGCTATCCCCCGCCAAGCTTCTCATTCTGAGTTACAGGATGGTGTTCTGTATCGTCGAAATTACAATTCCGATGGCTGCAAATGTTTATTAGTCGTTGCCTGCCATATGCGCACAGGATGTATGCTGCGCTCTCCATTCAGACTCGCAATGCAcccatgccggcctcttcaatgCGTGGCCTCTTCAATGCGTGGCCTCACAAtgcgtggaaaaaaaagaacattttatGAAAGGGActaaaatgctttcgcattccctcacctaagcagtcttaagtgtctctgcgaATCTTTTTAATCTCCCAGAGGTATTACACATATTTTTCTGGGCTTTCCTGAAAAGGGGCCTAGTTATATGTGTCGGTGGGTTTTATGTGGAAAAATACAGTACGTTTTACCTGGctcttcactctctctctcaactTAAGAAAATGTGGCCAGAGTAAGGCACGTAATCAAGAAGAGACCTgttatgttgctgcgtgggttgtatcgcgaggcaccattgcgacaaggcgtatcggcaataaccttttattgccGTCACAACAAACACAGAACAGCGGGAACTTGATAACCGCTACAATATATACATGCTTGAGGCCAGGAGAGGGCGCTCTTCAACACATGGGTAAACTGACGAAGATACGTCATCCGCTGCACTCAGCGGCCAGAATCGGTACAGAACACTCCTTCCCCCTAAGTTCGGATTCAGCagcttttggttgctgcaagttctGCTTCCGCCAGTACCGAATGCTTTTTTTCGCCAGGTTGCCGTTAGCTTCCGCGTACTctatcgcctttttcttgaaggcgatgGTGAATTGCCGTCGACTTCCGCTCATTTTTAAACAAAATGTGCAACAGTGCAAACGCAAAATGACGGTGCTacaatgtcgccacgccgcgctgctgctgatggcggctgtttacttcatccgcccattgttgcaagacttccacAGTTTTTctgccaatgtccggtatataagtcaaGGGTCAAcgtttcgcgatggttttttgaaaaaaagttcgacctatattccggtttttacggtaattAAAAATATCGTTATGTAATTTTGGGTAACTATGTAATTACATGTTTCTCATTAATTTACTGTCCGCCGAACTTGAAAGCTTGCTCCTTAAGAGAATTCCTATTTTTCTTAAAAACCTACCTTTAggattttttgaaagtgttcgctgaaacaccctgtacctGTCGTTCCTTAGTGCACAGTAAAATGGACTGGTTGCATAATTcatggctcagccagacagtcatGCCTCTAGCAATGAGATCCAGTTCATGATCAAGGGCTACACCTACCAACCGGTGCCTACAGGAAATCGCCTATTTCCATTTTGTACTCTTGAGAGTAATGCGCCACCCTTGGAACACAGAAGAATGCAGCACATGCTTAGCTGCATTCTCAAAGTTCTTTCTCCCTACTCCCAGGTCACCCCCAAATACTGGGGTGCACAAAAGCTTTCAAGTGTCTTGGCCGACAAAGAGAGAATTTCCCGCGTTACCATGTAGTACACTGTGATGAACCAGATAAGACCGTGAGGGTGATCTCACTGTTTCTCATTTGTAAATGCATGACCAAAGCTATAGGCAGAAGCTACAAGGCTATGAAGTTCGCCAGCAGCAACTTCCTTTTGAAGCTCCACGATAGCAGTATGAAAACACTTCTCCTTGTTGCCTTTTTAGTGTTCGGTGTCCACTTTTCCGCTTGTCACTTCAGcgtggaataccaactagcccggtctcacaccgtTTCAGTATGAAAAGCTACGTAATCTAGTTTGTTTTGGACAAGTCCGAGTTACGGTCACCCCTCAGCATACCATCAACACCATCCGATGAGTAATCTGAGACGATAACATGATGAAGCTCACTGAGGAAGTGCTTTTGGAAGCACTGAAAGAACAAAATGTGGTTAACTTAAAACAAATTAAGACGAGGCGCGATGCAAAATAAATTCAGGCCAAACATATTCTTACCTTTGGATCAAGTGTGCAGGGGTGGGACTCCACTTGCGCCATTTTGATAAAAACATAAATTCCTGTGCCAAACTGTCCCAAACACCGAAAATTCTTTCTCCGTAAAAGAATACAGCTGTTCACATTCCTCACCCCATGCGACTCCGCTCCCTGCACAGTCTCTCGCAATTTTCATGCTTCTAATACAACTTTTCAGTGCTTCCGGCAAGCTGTCAGAATGGCCAAAGTGATAGTATTCAGTGTGCATTGGAATACAGTTGAGCGCGCTGAACTGCGCAGTTGCTTCCTATAGCCGAGGTGCAGAAGAATGAAAAGTAGGCTGAGGGTATTGCAAACCAACTAGATATTAGGGAGGCGCATGCTGCAGAGAGTCCACTGGGTGGGCATCTCATTCGCCAAGGCTGGTATAGCGAAAAACTAATCCAGTCTCTGTTAATGCTCATATGGGCGAAGCCTTGAGCACATTGTGACCTATCACAAAGGCTAATGCCAGATCTGGAATAAAAACATTGGAATAATATTACGGTCTACCAGAAGTTGAACATTAGGTTCTTTGAAACCGCTCTGGTTAATTAAGTAAAAATGCTTTAAAATAGTAAGTTTGCCCGAAAGGCAACacattgattgcaatagcaaattaggaggcagctatatgaagtaagaatagtagttttatcagttGTATAAAATTTTAATCgttagcttactaactaaattaagaaggtGTGACGTGCGCAAGCAAACATAAACACCTCTCACTTGATCACCACACACACGttgaaacgctggagtgaggaagcgcactAGCAGCTGTGGGTGAATTGACTTTCATGCTGCCTCGCTTCAACGGAAACTaagcagcagcagtgagaaacTAAGCAGTGAAAGCAGCACTCAGCACTTGCCTCTGTCCCCTCCACAGATTGCATTCAAAATAGGATGCGTGTCGCCACACTAGCCACGTGATACACAGGAGCCACCGTAGTAGAATGCCGACATCCCCCCGGGCTTGTGAAATTTGGCACGAGCACGCTTCCCCTACAGCTTGGTGGTCCCATGGTTCTGGTTGGCTAAAAGTATGCTGAGTGTGTGTATCATTGCACATGTCATGTTGTATGAAAGCTGTGGCCAATGCATGCATCACTGGACTGTGCAGTCAATGGGCAGGAGGTGGCGTAatgtcatgagtgtataaaataagcATTAATCTCAAGTTTAATAGTGCTGAGCAGTCCTTCAAGGTATGAATTCCTCGCGAGGAAGCATTGAAACACTTGGTGCATTTTGATGTGGCCTTACTGTGGTGCAGTTGGAGCACAAGAGGTTGCGCAGACAAGGAACGCATCGAAAAAAATTCACCAAGGGGACTAAATGCTTTCGTATTCCGGCACGTAAGCCGTCTTGGTGCCTGTGCCAAATTTTCTTAATCTCCCAGAGGTGTTGCTTATATTTTTCTGGGTGACACTGAAAGGCGCTGTGGTTTTTACGTGCTAGCGGATTATatgcagaaaaataaagcatGTGCTAGCTGGCTCTTTACAATCTCAACTTACAAAGTTGTTACCGAAGTTACACATGTGATCAAGAAACCCATTAATGAGGTCTTATGAGAAAGTTGTCGTGCCGGTGAACCATAAGTTTTGCAAATGCCAAATATGGCCTTTAAACCTCGAGTGCTTGCTGGAGATAGGAGAGCAAGCTGGGTGGGAACTTTTTTAAGCTTTCCTCTAAGGATCGTAGAAATCTGTTAATGTCTACTAACACTCCAGCTTCTCTAACTTAGTACTTGTTTACTTTTCTGAAAAATAATTTATATGCGTGTACTTCATAAACAGTCATGAAGCATTGAGATGCACAAATATTAAGTATATAAAAAAGGACCACTCGGCTTCATTTGTTCCACCACCCATAAAGGACCCTAAAGACCTcccaaatgaaaaaaataaaaataaaataaagctcaTCTTTAGCTTTAGTATCTGTGTTCTCTCTTTTGCATTTCGTAATACTACTTTTCTTTCATTTGTACAGCATCCAGGCCTTCTATTTCTCCATCAACAGCCAACAGTGAAAATTCACAGGAGGGAGGCCTCCAACAAGACCATTTCTGTGACTATGAGGCTGGTAAACTGTTTCGTCTGGAAGTACATGGGAGGGTCTCTACTGGCGAGCGTCCGTTTAAGTGCGATTTGTGCCGTAAGAGCTTCTCAAGAAGAGACTACCTGAAAAGCCACATGCGCACCCACActggtgagaagccatttcagtgcccttcatgccctcggagTTTCGCATCAAAGGGCAACCTGAAAGTCCACCTGCGCAGGCACACAGgggagaagccatttcaatgcccttcatgccctcaaagcttctcgcGAAAGAGCGTAGTGACAAGCCACATGCGCACCCACACTGGTGAGAaaccatttcagtgcccttcatgccctcaaagGTTCTCACATAAGTCCAGCATGAAAGcccacctgcacacccacacagcCAAGAaaccatttcaatgcccttcatgccctcaaagcttctcgcAACAGAACGAAGTGAAAAGCCACATGCGCACCCACATtggtgagaagccatatcagtgcccttcatgccatCGGAGCTTCTTGCGAAGCAGCGATCTGAATAGCCACTTGCGCACCCACActggtgagaagccatttcagtgctctTCATGCCCTCGGAGCTTCACGCGAAGCGGCGAAGTGAAAATCCACATGCGCACCCACActggtgagaagccatttcagtgcccttcatgcgcTCGGAGCTTCTCATTAAAGTTCAACCTGAAAGTCCACCTGCGCacgcacacaggcgagaagccatttcaatgcacTTTATGTCCTCAAAGTTTCTCGGGTAAGTCCAGCATGAGAAACCACCTacacacccacacaggcgagaagccatttcaatacTTAACTTGACATAGCAGACTTGACAACCGCAGTTGTCAAGTCTGCTAAGCCTATTCATGGCGTACCCATGGCCTCTATGATCTGGTGACTGAACGCAGATGGCATACATTTCACAACAGACTAGACAGATGCCATTGTAGCCACGCCACCACCAGAAAACAAGCAGCACCTTCGTTCTTTACTCTGCCTCCGCCTGCCTCTGCCATTCCTGCCTCTAGTGTCCGTGCTGGCCCATCCCTTGTACAGACTATTGTGTGACAACCGGATGTGGGCATTGACAAGTGCCCACCAAAGATCCTTTGATGGCATCAACGCTGTGCCAGCGTCAACAGAGGTCCAACAGAGCAGCATAGTGACAGATCTGGCCACCAAAGAAGGAAATGTTTATTGCCAGAAAATATGACTTTCACTTGAGTGAAACTACAGGAAGGCATCCTGAACATACCCGAGATCTGGTCATCAGGCGGTCACGAACAATTTCACCACAGAAGGCCATACACAGAAATTTGAGCGCATGGAGAAAACAAAGCTTAACTTACACATGCTCTTCTTACAAATGTAAAAACGGGTCGGTACTTTATACATACACTGAT
This genomic window contains:
- the LOC139048914 gene encoding gastrula zinc finger protein XlCGF57.1-like isoform X3, which produces MSLAESIAAKMVYHSPSEAIVQLEAGTQCTFPLADKSVGCCFRAGSESRSVQTTETVDQSSYTSASRPSISPSTANSENSQEGGLQQDHFCDYEAGKLFRLEVHGRVSTGERPFKCDLCRKSFSRRDYLKSHMRTHTGEKPFQCPSCPRSFASKGNLKVHLRRHTGEKPFQCPSCPQSFSRKSVVTSHMRTHTGEKPFQCPSCPQRFSHKSSMKAHLHTHTAKKPFQCPSCPQSFSQQNEVKSHMRTHIGEKPYQCPSCHRSFLRSSDLNSHLRTHTGEKPFQCSSCPRSFTRSGEVKIHMRTHTGEKPFQCPSCARSFSLKFNLKVHLRTHTGEKPFQCTLCPQSFSGKSSMRNHLHTHTGEKPFQYLT